GAGGCAATCATGCACTTATTTTTGGTTAGCTACATATTTAGTACAAAAAATGGTCGATGACGTGGTAAGTTAAACAAGTTTCGCCGTTTCTATATGCTTTGGACTAACAAAGGACATCACCTCATCTATCCCAAATTTTGGGCAGAAGAAACGTGTAAAGAAGTCATAACCAGATCCAGCAGGTGCCGGTCCTGTAACAATAAGACCCCTGCAGGCCAAGTTTTTAATTTCATCGATGCTAGGAAGGATATCCACAACTTCTTTTCCTGAAGAAAGTTCCACCTGAAAGTCATGCAAGATTTTTATTGACAATTAATGTTTCTGAAGTACAGCTGACCCACCTAAGTGAGCAATATATATCACAAAACGGAGCAAAGAGAAATAGTTATTCAGCTCATACATTCGTACCAGCATGCTCCATTATAAAACAAAGAAGTTGATCATCAAATGTAAGTATGTAACTATGCAAGCAAAAATAGGGGGGAGACGGTACAATGAGGTCACCGTCGGTAGCCGATTTGTGAACGCTGACAATGGGAGCACCATTTAGGGTCTCCGGAATCGACAGCATTTCATTGCATTCCAGAAAACCAATCATGGGGAAATCCAGCTCAATAAACAGCTTCCCCTGCTCCTCACCTGGGACGCCAGTGCTCCCTGGTGCAGGGACTTTCTTGGCAGTTAGGATCCCGGACCTGGTCATGAACTCCAGCTTGCCATGCTCCGGAAGAACGGTCGTGAAGAGGAAGTGCGCAGAGGCCAACGTCGCGTGGCCGCAGAGGTCAACCTGAAAACAATGAAATGATGAGTCAAGGTAGGTAACTGTGCAAATCGACAAGTTCAGAAGTTCAGGTCGATACTGGTCGTAAAAGTGGGGCTGTGGGATTTGTGGACgacaagttcagagattcaggtCGATACCTCGGTGACGGGAGTGAACCATCGGAGGTGGAACCGCGGGGCTGCGCCGGCTGCCCCGGAGGAGTCACGGGCGAGGAAGGCGGTCTCCGAGAGGTTGAACTCGGCGGCGACGGACTGCATCCACCGGTCGTCCACGGTCGCGGAGGCGCCCTCCTCTTCGAGGAGGCATACTGCGGCGGGGTTGCCCTTGAACGGCTCAGCCGCGAAGGCATCCACCTGCGACGAGACGATGACGGCCGCGCCAGCGTCACTTCTCCTTCCGGACAGATGTGCgggtgaagaagaggagaggGGAAGATAGTAGTACTGACCACGGCGTATCGGATGGCTTTTTTGCCCATTTCTCCGaacaaggcggcggcggcggcaggataacagcaacggcggcggcggctgctgcaAATTTGTGGGAGCTGCTGATAATCGTGGGGAGGTagtcaactactccctccgtaatCAGCAATGACAAGTACCACTGGACGACATGGAGATACCAGTGAACGCCCGATTACTACGGGCTACCATGCGTATAAATGATTAAATAAATTAGTACAATGCTCGTGCGTTGGCACGGGCCATCTAATTTTTGTTTCGATTGCTTACACATACTTATATTTTTTATAAAACTCAGTCCCTTTCAACAACATCGTCTCGATACCTTGTCAATGGATTCTTTTTGAACGATGACATAATGCATCTCCATCTCTCTCATATGTTGcacaaataaaaatatatagaAGTATACATATTAAAAGAATAAGCCATCAATTTTTATCTCCAATCTACAAAAGTGAACATATATACACATATTGAAATATTAAGACAATATATATTCATTGGTCCTGGATGCAAGCAAGTGACCATTTTTAGTCGGAGTTAGTGGCATCATGATACTTTGTAGAGTGATTCGCAACCCAATTTTGATAAACTGTATGCTCAACTGTAAATCATTTGTTGGTAATTATTTTTCAAAAATGACTTTTATAGCAAATAGTTGCTTTCCCTAAAAAAGCAAACAACACACCTTTTCTTCTCGTCTTGGAAAATACAATTCACTCTCTCATAGTATGACACAACGCTCACACTCACACCGCATTCCATCCGCTTGCTCTCCTTGCCACGGGCATCGCCGCCGTCATCTCTCCCCTCCTAAACCTCCCCCCTCCAAAACTTCTCATTGCTGCCTCCCCTCGGCGCCATGGCATTCAACATGTACCTTCCTCTCACTGCCATCTCCCCTTCGCTTCACGGTATCGCCCACTCCCTCTTCACCCATCCACGGTGTCCCAAGCTTATTCTCGGTGCCAAGAAATGCACATCATCATAGCCGAGGGCAAACACCACAATGTGCTTTTGCTGACATAATATACGAAATGAtatatatcatgccatcctttcaCATATTTTCTTCTAAAATAACTTTTGTCGATTTCAACATGAGATGAATAGCAAAATTTGTGATGTTGCTTACATTCCATGACAAAACAGAGATAGCAACACGGCCTCCTTTGCTCACAATGATGGTGTCTCAAGAAGGAGAGAAAGCAGCGGCGGTGTCACTGACATTCCCCTAATGGTCCACCTCCCTGACCTTTTCCACGCTTCACCAGTCGTCGCCACGAAATGACTCCCACCACCAGCAGTCCTTCCCTCCGCCACCCCCTCTTCGTCGGGCATGGGCCCAGATCCACCCTAATATGGCTCTCCCAGAGGGGCGATATGGGAGTCGTGTGGCTCTCGGGCGACACTGCTACACGGTCCAAAACGGCGACCTGAAGAGAGTAATGTGTGGGCTACAAGGTGTTGGCTGAATCTAAGGGGTTTGTTTGAGGGCAGACCGGCTCAAGGATGACAAAACCTGCGATCGAAACATTTATTTGTAAAAAAAATCTACGTACGAGGGAGAGAGGGATGGGACTAATGAAACTAAATGTACTcccctttaatagtagagattAAATTGTATATCTACACCACTTCCTTTCCCCCTTAATATGTGAGCTAGCATAATGAGGAACTGTAAGAAACGAGATAGGACATTGAGGTCTAAATGTTCGTTTGAATAATGGCCAAATATGCATTTCCTCACATGTCCTAAGATGGCAGAACTACTTTACAAAACGGCGACCTGAAGAGAGTAAAGTTGCACAAACAATGTTTTCTCTCCTAATATCCTACATCTATTTCCAACACGCATTAGTTATGACACCATATATCACATTCACATGTTTACTTTATTGTTTAGACAACTCGCTGGCTGAAAGTAGTGCAAGATGCCATCACATGCCATGTTAATGATGATTTACAACATAATTTATTTCCGAAACCACAAATATTTCACATAGGATGCGTCCTTTTTTGTTAGTAGAACAAAGAAAAAAAGGCACCACCAAGATCATGAACCACTATGAAAACTAAGGACTATTACTACTTTCAACATATAGGAATATTAACTAAATTTCAACATTTAAGAGGTAAAAAATATCACCATCAAGTACACTCTACAATATGGTAGCATCAATAAGATATTTGTAATTTAGAAGTGGAAAAGAACTTGTTAATCACAGGTTTGAAAACATTCTGGTATACATGAAACTCATGTAGTCCATGACAAAACATGAAGCGAGAAACAGAGAAAATGCATATGTTCTGATTGCCTGGAGATTTAAAAAATCACCAGGCAGTTTAAAAGTGTGAATTCACCATGTTTACCTGTAGCACCTCATAGTTTAAAAAAATTCATGTGATGACATGCCAATTCTCCTAAGTCTAATTCATGATTCTGTAAGAATAGCCAGCGGCAAATGTACGAGCCAACAGAATAAAGCCGGAAGGCAGTCGCCATGGTTCATGCCCACCACGCAGCCACAGTGTTGACCCGGAGCTCCTACTGGACCGAGCACGGCGCCTCTCCATGATATCTGGGCCACCCCTATAACCTTCTGCTCCAGGCAGAAATTATTTATCGTTATAAACAAAAAATGCAGTTAGATTCTGACCACAAAAGGTACATTTTTTAAGTATGTAAAGTTTGCTCTCAGGTAGATACACATATATGGGT
The Aegilops tauschii subsp. strangulata cultivar AL8/78 chromosome 3, Aet v6.0, whole genome shotgun sequence genome window above contains:
- the LOC109739467 gene encoding uncharacterized protein translates to MGKKAIRYAVVDAFAAEPFKGNPAAVCLLEEEGASATVDDRWMQSVAAEFNLSETAFLARDSSGAAGAAPRFHLRWFTPVTEVDLCGHATLASAHFLFTTVLPEHGKLEFMTRSGILTAKKVPAPGSTGVPGEEQGKLFIELDFPMIGFLECNEMLSIPETLNGAPIVSVHKSATDGDLIVELSSGKEVVDILPSIDEIKNLACRGLIVTGPAPAGSGYDFFTRFFCPKFGIDEDPVTGSIHCVLAPYWGRKLGKQKLTAFQASPRGGTLYLQLDDANQRVQIQGEALTVMDGTLLA